The Coleofasciculus chthonoplastes PCC 7420 genomic sequence CATTTCGATTTCGCGCAAAAGCTCTTAACCGCTGAAGATTATCAGCCAATCTAAGGTGCCCAAAAGCGCGAACAAGTTTTTTGAATTAAAGCTAGAATCAAAAAGTCTCAACAGCCGCCAGGATGGAAAATTACTTTACCCGGCATTCATATCCCTATTGAGTTAAGAGGAATAAATTTCATCTGAGTTTCTCAGGCTCAACAATTCAATAACCGATTAGAATGCAAAAGGTAAGATGAAATCGCTGGCTCAACTTTTACAACTTTTAAGTAGATTATTAGACATCTACTGGTCTTTAACTGAAGGAGCATGAGGAAAAAGGCATGACCCAGGCACACGACGTACTTGCAACAATTTCTCAGCCTCAAAGCGAGTTTGAATTCTTGCTGGAGGATGACGCCACTCAAGATGATATGGCAGATGGGAACTCGGAAGCCGTTCAACCCGAACCGGGGGAGGAAGATAGTAAGCCTGGTAAGGTGCGTTCTACCCGCCGTCGCACACAAGCGAAAAAGAAGCACTATACCGAAGATTCCATTCGCCTCTACTTACAAGAAATTGGTCGAATTCGGCTATTACGGGCTGATGAAGAAATTGAACTGGCGCGTAAAATTGCGGACTTATTGGAATTAGAACGGATTCGCGATCGCTTGTATGATCAGCTCGAGCGAGAACCGAAGGAAGGAGAATGGGCAAAGGAGGTAGAAATGGAACTTCCCGCCTTTCGCCAACGCCTTTTCCTGGGTCGGCGGGCAAAAGAGAAAATGGTGCAGTCTAACCTGCGTCTGGTTGTGTCCATTGCCAAGAAATACATGAATCGGGGTCTGTCGTTTCAAGACCTGATTCAAGAAGGATCTTTAGGACTGATTCGGGCGGCGGAAAAGTTCGACCACGAGAAAGGATACAAATTCTCCACCTACGCGACATGGTGGATTCGACAAGCCATCACTCGTGCGATCGCGGATCAATCCCGTACCATTCGCCTCCCCGTTCACCTCTACGAAACCATCTCCCGGATCAAAAAGACCACCAAAATCCTCTCTCAAGAATTGGGTCGCAAACCCACCGAAGAAGAAATTGCCGATCGCATGGAAATGACCATCGAGAAGCTGCGATTTATTGCCAAATCAGCCCAACTTCCCATCTCCCTAGAAACACCAATTGGTAAAGAAGAAGACTCTCGCCTGGGTGACTTCATCGAAGCCGATGGTGAAACCCCAGAAGACCAAGTCTCCAAAAATCTGCTGCGGGAAGACTTAGAAAGTGTCCTGGATACCTTAAGCCCCCGCGAACGAGACGTTCTCCGATTGCGCTATGGGTTAGATGATGGACGGATGAAAACCCTAGAAGAAATCGGTCAAATTTTCAACGTGACCCGCGAACGCATTCGCCAAATCGAGGCAAAAGCCCTGCGTAAACTGCGCCATCCTAATCGCAACAGTATTCTCAAGGAGTATATCCGCTAGGAATACACAAGAAAGCTGGGGTTCAGGGAATGAACACCCAGCTATTCTTTACCCATTGCTTAAAACTGTATGATGCAGTGTATTACATCAGCCCCCAGAAATGTAACACGCCTTGACCAGAAACATATTCCGTAATCAACGCGGCAACAAAACCAATCATCGCTAAACGACCATTCCAATTCTCAGCGTTCGCCGTGAACCCAAATTTCGCTTCTTTTTGCTGTTGCTCATCCATAACTTCAACTTCGTTGTTTTGGTTACATTATGTAAATTAATGTAACGAATTGTTGGCAAAACGACAAGAAGTGGGTCAAGGTGACGGTAAAGATGGATGAATATTATCTCCGGAATGCTAAGAAAAATTAACTCATGAACTCTCACTAACGACCCCAGAAAATAAATTTTATATCAAGTTTGATTAAGGGATGTCTATCACCGCCACTCAACTGCCCGCTCGACTCAACGATTATTACCAGCAGATTCGGATTATTCTCGATCGCCAAAATCCAATTACCGGATTATTACCCGCCAGTACAGCCGTGAATGCCCATGGTGACTACACCGATGCCTGGGTTAGGGATAACGTGTACAGCATTTTGGCAGTTTGGGGATTAGCCTTAGCGTACCGCAAACTTGACGCTGATAGTGGGCGCACCTTTGAACTCGAACAAAGTGTGGTCAAACTGATGCGGGGACTGCTGTTTTGTATGATGCGGCAAGCCGCCAAAGTGGAACGGTTCAAAGACAACCAATCTCTGCTAGACGCACTGCACGCCAAGTATAATACCAGCACTGGTGATGTAGTCGTAGGGGATGATGAGTGGGGTCATTTGCAGCTCGATGCGACCTCCCTATTCCTGTTGATGCTGGCTCAGATGACCGCATCAGGGTTACACATTGTTTACACCATTGCTGAAGTGCATTTCATTCAGAATCTGGTGTATTACATTGGTCGTACCTATAGGACACCAGATTACGGGATTTGGGAACGAGGAAATAAAGTTAATCACGGCAATCCGGAACTCAACGCCAGTTCCGTAGGCATGGCAAAAGCCGCATTAGAGGCGATTAACGGGCTAGATTTATTTGGGGTGCGGGGGTCTCAAGCTTCCGTGATTCACGTTCTCCCTGATGAAATTGCGCGATCGCGGATTACGTTAGAATCCCTATTACCACGGGAATCGAGTTCAAAAGAAACTGATGCGGCATTGTTAAGTGTAATCGGGTTCCCAGCATTTGCCATCGAAGACGTGGAACTGCTGGATAGAACTCGTCAGAAAATCGTCGAGAAATTACAAGGACTCTACGGGTGTAAGCGGTTCCTGCGCGATGGACATCAAACCGTCCTAGAAGATACCACCCGCTTGCATTATGAACCCTGGGAACTGCAACAATTTGAACATATTGAATGCGAGTGGCCCCTATTTTTTACCTACTTAGCCCTGGATGGTTGGTTTCGGGGAGACGTTGAACGGGCGCGGAATTATCTGGGGCGTTTGGATACATTGCTGGTTGAGCGAGATGGGATGCGCTTATTACCGGAAGTGTATTACGTTCCCGAAGACAAAATTGAAGCCGAACGCACGTCTCCCCGTTCCCAAAATCGCAAACCGAATGAAAATTTGCCGCTTGTCTGGGCGCAGAGTTTGTATCTGTTTGCCCAAATGCTTCAGGAGGAATTAATTACGCGGGGAGATGTTGACCCCTTAGGGCGTCATTTTTGCGTAGGGCGTCACCAAGATCCGGTGGTACAAATTGCGCTATTGGCAGAGGATGAAGCATTACAGGCGCAACTGGCTGCTTATGGGATTGCCACCCAGACCCCCAAACAAGTCGATCCCGTGCAAGTACGTCAGGCAACGGATCTATCCCGATTGTATGCCGAAATTGGACGGTGTGATTCCTTGGGATTAACTGGACGCCCGATTCGACGGCTGCGGAGTTTGACCACATCCCGTATTTTTCGCTTCGGGAAAGAAACGATTGTATTTTTGCCAGCGTTTTTAGACCAGCAACAGTTTTATTTGACCTTGGATTATCATTTCCTAGTGGCTCAAATTAAAAGTGAACTGACGTATATTCAACGCCATTGGGGTGAGTTGGGACGTCCAACGGTGACGTTGCTGTTAACGCATCAGATGGTGCAGACGGCAGAAGAAATTAGTCATCCGGGACAAGAGCAACTTCAGGGTTCCGCTTTACTGGAATTAATCCAAGAATTGCAAGAGGGATTCTGTAATGGGGTGCGGGTCAAGTTAGGGCGTTTAAATCAGTTAATGCTCACAGCAGGTGTTGAACGCATTGATACGCTGCAAGGATTTGAGTTTAGCGACTCTGCGGTTCAAGATGCGGCACCGCCTGAGTATTACCTGAGGAATCATCCGCTAAACAATGGTCCGTTAAGTCATACGCAGGAATTCTTACTGGAATGCGAAACGAATCTCCAACCCTTGCTCGATAGTTTGCGGAATTCAGAAAATCTTTATGAGCAAATTGAATTATTACGCACTCTGAAAAACTTGCGGGGACTGGAGTTTGATACAGGGTTTGGTCAACCTAACCGAGTGGTGACGGTGGCGGATTTGCTAAATGAAGCTTATTTCAGAGCTAGTACGGAAGGCGCATCGCCTTACTGGGGTGTGATTCGTCAAGCGGCGGGGTTACTGAATAAAGTCGAAATTAGTTTGTCGGATGCGGTAACGGATATTTTGGTGCGCGGGAAACAGATTACTGTTGGCAAAGCTTACAGTGAGGCTTCTCTGATTAAAAATCCAATGTCTCATCTGGAACTCCGGGCAAAGATCGACGAATTTTGCCGAGAAGATATTCGCGATCGCGTTTTAACTCAGGAAATCCTGATTTACTTGAGTATTCTGATTAAATCCGAACCGCATCTGGTTGATGGCTTACTCACACTGCGGGTTGGGTATTTAATTCTACTGTTGACGAGTGAATTAGCGGCTGAATTAGGCGTGACTCAAGATGAAGCTTATGAAGCATTGATGCGCTTGAGTCCCTTTGACATTAAAATGCGATTGCGTTCCTGTTTGGCGGGGTATGAAGGGGTTAACCAAAAATTACGCCAACAAGAATCGCTGCATGTTAAACAACCGCAATATGCGATTAATTGGGTGATATTGCCAGAGGAGCGAATCTATATCGACGAAGACATTACCATGGCGGGAAATTGGCTGAGAAAACGGCAAATGGATGGTAGTGCAGGTCGGGTTCCGAAAGACTTTTACCCGAAAGTCTGGCAAGTGATGAAACATTGTAAGGGTTTGGTTATTGGTGATAAATTAGAGCGTCGCAATCGACTGGATAGTCAACCTTTGCTCTCGGAAATGACACCTGGAGAAAAGAATTTTGCTCTGCGGGTTGAGCATTTACTCAATAAAATTCAAGTGCCAACCTATCGACAAGTGAATATTGAGGCACTTGTGGAATTAGCCGCGATATTGGAACGTAATCCAGAATTGGAAATTGAAGAATACATTGTCCTGGATGTGTTAATTGGTCATGCGGTGCGTTTAGGCTGGTTGGAGCGATATCCCGAACGAGCCGATAAGTATGACGAATATAAGGCAGCCGCTTGGCGTGCTTTTTATGATACGTCACCTAAACAATGTGCGGCTTATGTTGCTAAGGCGTTCCAATTTTTGGCACAAGTCGAACCTGCCAATGTTGCTTGATTTGGTCATTGGTCTTATGTCATTGGTCATTTGTCATTGATCAGGCAATAGGGAAGGGAGAATACTGACGTGGCACACCTTAATTGGTGAATTAGAATTACATCCAGAAACTGTAGGGGCGCATAGCGTGCGCCCATCAAATTGTAAAATCTATCCTACAATTTTAGCTGTGTCAGTCCAATAGGGTGGGAGCATCCCAATTTGGCACGTTGGCTTTTTGAATGGGGCTGAAACCATTGCAATTGCGTTACTTTAGGTAATGCTTTGTCCAAAACGGGATGCTCTCAATAGGGTTGGATAGACTGTAGGGGCGGGTTTTACGATTATCGTTTTTTACCTTACCCAAATGCGACTAAACCCGCCCCGATCAAGGGTTGTGGAGGAGTGGGAACCATGATTTTAAATGATTTAGAGTATCAAGTAACTCAAGAGCGTATTCAGGGATTTGAACGGGCGTTAGCACTGTTAAATGCCCCGGATAATGAATTGAAGAACACTAATCCTATTATGTGGCAACTTAATGTCGATGGAGTCCAAAGTCTGATCGATGACTTTACCGCCCAGATGCAGGAGTATGAAGCTCTAATTAATCGCAATGAGAGCGAACCAATCATTTTTGAAATCGGTTCTCTTGCTCAGCTTCCCCGCATTTTGATTCAAGCCCGTATTGCGGCTAAAATTAGCCAAAAAGAACTTGCTCAACGGCTGGGAATTGAAGAGAGTCTGCTTCAGCGATATGAAGATAGAGAGTATGAATCAGCAACGCTGACACAATTATTAGAAATTAGTGGAGTTTTGGGAATTTCACTTCAACCAAAAACGATGGTTAGGGTGGTTGCACCGTTGAAGACGGCATAAATTAATCTGTTAACCGTTAATAGATGCGATCGCGTCTTTAGCTGATGATTGGTACGATTCCCGGCAATTAATCGGCTAAAACGCTTACGCAGCAAGGGTTTATGTTTCTATTCTCAATCAGGATGGGGGGAATTTCAGCTTAAAGTTAATGGTAGAGATCGTCATTCGTCATTTGTAATAGTTTTAGGGGTGTTAATATAACTTGATAGGGTTGAGTTGATTTCCACCAACTTACTTATTTTTTATGAGAGTTATAGGAAACTACGTTCAACAACCCTAACCTAGCTATCGCTCCTCTGTTAGGGATTGCCGGACAAACGACAATATGAGTAAAGATTCATCAGAGCCAACACCGCTGAAAATTATTATCGTAGATGATCATGGATTAATTTTGGAGAAAACCAGTGAATATCTACAACAGCAATATCCAGAGGCAAAACTTTTCCAGATGACAACGGCAAAAATGACTCTGGAACAAGTGGCAAGGGTTCAACCTGATTTAGTCGCCATAGATCTTTCCATCCCGGAAACAGATGGGGAGGTAGCCCGTGTTGATACAGGCATCCAACTGCTGCGAACCTTGATGGAAAACTATCCGACTCTGAATATTTTTGTGCAAAGCAGTTACATTAAGGCACTCGTGCGAATTAAACCAGATATTGATAGTCATAATGGTGGTTTTACTTTAGCAGATAAAGCTCTT encodes the following:
- the rpoD gene encoding RNA polymerase sigma factor RpoD, which produces MTQAHDVLATISQPQSEFEFLLEDDATQDDMADGNSEAVQPEPGEEDSKPGKVRSTRRRTQAKKKHYTEDSIRLYLQEIGRIRLLRADEEIELARKIADLLELERIRDRLYDQLEREPKEGEWAKEVEMELPAFRQRLFLGRRAKEKMVQSNLRLVVSIAKKYMNRGLSFQDLIQEGSLGLIRAAEKFDHEKGYKFSTYATWWIRQAITRAIADQSRTIRLPVHLYETISRIKKTTKILSQELGRKPTEEEIADRMEMTIEKLRFIAKSAQLPISLETPIGKEEDSRLGDFIEADGETPEDQVSKNLLREDLESVLDTLSPRERDVLRLRYGLDDGRMKTLEEIGQIFNVTRERIRQIEAKALRKLRHPNRNSILKEYIR
- a CDS encoding chlorophyll a/b-binding protein, giving the protein MDEQQQKEAKFGFTANAENWNGRLAMIGFVAALITEYVSGQGVLHFWGLM
- a CDS encoding glycoside hydrolase family 15 protein, giving the protein MSITATQLPARLNDYYQQIRIILDRQNPITGLLPASTAVNAHGDYTDAWVRDNVYSILAVWGLALAYRKLDADSGRTFELEQSVVKLMRGLLFCMMRQAAKVERFKDNQSLLDALHAKYNTSTGDVVVGDDEWGHLQLDATSLFLLMLAQMTASGLHIVYTIAEVHFIQNLVYYIGRTYRTPDYGIWERGNKVNHGNPELNASSVGMAKAALEAINGLDLFGVRGSQASVIHVLPDEIARSRITLESLLPRESSSKETDAALLSVIGFPAFAIEDVELLDRTRQKIVEKLQGLYGCKRFLRDGHQTVLEDTTRLHYEPWELQQFEHIECEWPLFFTYLALDGWFRGDVERARNYLGRLDTLLVERDGMRLLPEVYYVPEDKIEAERTSPRSQNRKPNENLPLVWAQSLYLFAQMLQEELITRGDVDPLGRHFCVGRHQDPVVQIALLAEDEALQAQLAAYGIATQTPKQVDPVQVRQATDLSRLYAEIGRCDSLGLTGRPIRRLRSLTTSRIFRFGKETIVFLPAFLDQQQFYLTLDYHFLVAQIKSELTYIQRHWGELGRPTVTLLLTHQMVQTAEEISHPGQEQLQGSALLELIQELQEGFCNGVRVKLGRLNQLMLTAGVERIDTLQGFEFSDSAVQDAAPPEYYLRNHPLNNGPLSHTQEFLLECETNLQPLLDSLRNSENLYEQIELLRTLKNLRGLEFDTGFGQPNRVVTVADLLNEAYFRASTEGASPYWGVIRQAAGLLNKVEISLSDAVTDILVRGKQITVGKAYSEASLIKNPMSHLELRAKIDEFCREDIRDRVLTQEILIYLSILIKSEPHLVDGLLTLRVGYLILLLTSELAAELGVTQDEAYEALMRLSPFDIKMRLRSCLAGYEGVNQKLRQQESLHVKQPQYAINWVILPEERIYIDEDITMAGNWLRKRQMDGSAGRVPKDFYPKVWQVMKHCKGLVIGDKLERRNRLDSQPLLSEMTPGEKNFALRVEHLLNKIQVPTYRQVNIEALVELAAILERNPELEIEEYIVLDVLIGHAVRLGWLERYPERADKYDEYKAAAWRAFYDTSPKQCAAYVAKAFQFLAQVEPANVA
- a CDS encoding helix-turn-helix domain-containing protein, translating into MILNDLEYQVTQERIQGFERALALLNAPDNELKNTNPIMWQLNVDGVQSLIDDFTAQMQEYEALINRNESEPIIFEIGSLAQLPRILIQARIAAKISQKELAQRLGIEESLLQRYEDREYESATLTQLLEISGVLGISLQPKTMVRVVAPLKTA
- a CDS encoding response regulator transcription factor — translated: MSKDSSEPTPLKIIIVDDHGLILEKTSEYLQQQYPEAKLFQMTTAKMTLEQVARVQPDLVAIDLSIPETDGEVARVDTGIQLLRTLMENYPTLNIFVQSSYIKALVRIKPDIDSHNGGFTLADKALFSQDMLNRIELSLQGITHTKDLKLPPGEFKSEWLQVIDLAFQDGLQDKTVAEKMGVSERTVRHYWTKIQDVLNVYPEPGKNMRIQTERRAREEGFID